A genomic segment from Streptomyces sp. NBC_01233 encodes:
- a CDS encoding DUF305 domain-containing protein — MTGRTPRTYWVAGTAVLLALLFAAAATVAAANGDPGAARPRPAPATPGLHSPDAGFARDMAVHHQQVVEMSFIVRDRTGDEPVRTLAFDIANTQANQRGMLLGWLDLWGLPKVVADEPPMSWMGTSGGHGDHAGHGAAKPGALMPGMATKEELEQLGAASGRDAEVLFLQLMTDHHKGGVAMAEGCAQQCVTPVERALAQGMVDAQRSELTLMADMLGKRGAAPRG, encoded by the coding sequence GTGACCGGCCGCACGCCCCGTACGTACTGGGTCGCGGGCACGGCCGTCCTGCTGGCGCTGCTGTTCGCGGCGGCGGCCACGGTCGCCGCCGCGAACGGCGATCCCGGTGCGGCGCGCCCCCGGCCCGCCCCCGCCACCCCGGGGCTCCACTCCCCGGACGCCGGCTTCGCCCGGGACATGGCGGTGCATCACCAGCAGGTGGTGGAGATGTCCTTCATCGTGCGGGACCGCACCGGGGACGAGCCGGTACGCACCCTCGCCTTCGACATCGCCAACACCCAGGCCAACCAGCGGGGCATGCTGCTCGGCTGGCTGGACCTGTGGGGGCTGCCGAAGGTGGTGGCCGACGAGCCCCCGATGTCCTGGATGGGGACCTCGGGAGGCCACGGAGACCATGCGGGCCACGGCGCCGCCAAGCCCGGCGCGCTGATGCCCGGCATGGCCACCAAGGAGGAGCTGGAGCAGCTGGGAGCCGCCTCCGGGCGGGACGCCGAGGTGCTCTTCCTCCAGCTGATGACCGACCACCACAAGGGCGGCGTCGCGATGGCCGAGGGCTGTGCGCAGCAGTGCGTGACCCCGGTCGAGCGGGCGCTGGCCCAGGGCATGGTCGACGCGCAGCGCTCGGAGCTCACCCTGATGGCGGACATGCTGGGGAAGCGCGGGGCTGCGCCGCGCGGGTGA
- a CDS encoding DUF3105 domain-containing protein, whose protein sequence is MASKSGRTHENTDPHSRQARIAEMRRADKIRERRNKAIAITTSTVIVAGLVGFGAWVLIDQKQTEQRKKEAAEQIRKEAEEVRKKPVEGEQVWDAKNLGRNHVETPVKYETNPPVGGDHHPRWMNCNGDVYKNPLPEVNAVHSLEHGAVWVTYNEKAAKADVDKLAATVGKTPYTLMSPIKEQTGAIMLSAWGKQLTVETADDPRVKQFFTKYVQGEQTPEPGAACTSGLAAK, encoded by the coding sequence ATGGCCAGCAAGTCCGGCAGGACCCACGAGAACACCGACCCGCACTCCCGCCAGGCGCGCATAGCCGAGATGCGCCGCGCCGACAAGATCCGGGAGCGGCGCAACAAGGCCATCGCGATCACGACCTCGACGGTCATCGTCGCCGGTCTGGTCGGTTTCGGCGCCTGGGTGCTGATCGACCAGAAGCAGACCGAGCAGCGCAAGAAGGAGGCCGCGGAGCAGATCCGCAAGGAGGCCGAGGAGGTCCGCAAGAAGCCGGTGGAGGGCGAGCAGGTCTGGGACGCGAAGAACCTGGGCCGCAACCACGTCGAGACCCCGGTGAAGTACGAGACGAACCCCCCGGTCGGCGGTGACCACCACCCCCGCTGGATGAACTGCAACGGCGACGTCTACAAGAACCCGCTGCCCGAGGTGAACGCCGTGCACTCGCTGGAGCACGGGGCCGTCTGGGTCACGTACAACGAGAAGGCCGCCAAGGCCGACGTGGACAAGCTCGCCGCGACCGTCGGCAAGACCCCGTACACGCTGATGAGCCCGATCAAGGAGCAGACCGGGGCGATCATGCTCAGCGCGTGGGGCAAGCAGCTGACCGTGGAGACGGCGGACGACCCGCGGGTGAAGCAGTTCTTCACCAAGTACGTGCAGGGCGAGCAGACCCCGGAACCGGGCGCGGCCTGCACGAGCGGGCTGGCCGCCAAGTGA